A genomic stretch from Thunnus maccoyii chromosome 19, fThuMac1.1, whole genome shotgun sequence includes:
- the LOC121886256 gene encoding transmembrane protein 230-like, with the protein MKATRGNMLGAGMSNNKVKYSRLAADEDGYIDLQFKKSPPKVPYKAIALAIFLFLVGSLLIIFGALLLAGTIKVEHRDRTIPVIIIGVLVFLPGFYHLRIAYFAAKGYRGYSYDDIPDFGD; encoded by the exons ATGAAAGCAACCAGAGGCAATATGTTGGGTGCTGGAATGTCCAACAACAAGGTCAAGTATTCACGGCTTGCTGCTGATGAAGACGGTTACATAGACTTACAG TTCAAGAAGAGCCCGCCAAAGGTCCCGTACAAGGCGATTGCACTGGCAATATTCCTGTTTTTGGTTGGCTCCTTACTGATAATCTTCGGGGCCCTTCTTCTGGCAGGAACCATAAAGGTTGAG catCGAGATCGCACCATTCCTGTCATCATCATAGGCGTCCTTGTTTTCCTCCCTGGGTTTTACCATTTGAGAATTGCCTACTTCGCCGCCAAGGGTTACCGAGGTTACTCCTATGACGACATCCCAGATTTTGGTGACTGA